Proteins encoded in a region of the Mycoplasma feriruminatoris genome:
- a CDS encoding hexose phosphate transporter, whose amino-acid sequence MKSVEKWSQNHRMLYGSILWAFIGFGYLLFIANWAFAIGLAGGGIKGGEATPGFLGYFQIENNASFQLTNTAANWAITFGRGIGSVVVAFLLVKFAHKKATLIACVMTLFGLPAAFMPAANYGYVLFLILRTVMAIGGTMLTILFQPVAANFFTKKAKPIYSQIAIAFFPLGSIISLVPFVIAGDSASVEALQNNWKTVFIVMSLLYLIPLFAVLFLGTNFDVKKDSNEPKVNGFKILKGYLKTKATYAWLLVFGGWLVVAVFPISVSLALFPWISGLEGNTLANEIRIWQILFLFAGTVGPVIVGLWSRFNLKRRWYIVVLISLGILLFVLSIIVYKFGLATNYNKDSKSLMGNYKGWLALFYILGFLSGFCTWGIEAVILNLPHEYKEADHKTIGWMFSLIWGFGYMFFTLSLFIVTSVPLIGSITKPTQAIIQLVLIIIFGLMSFVGILMLKEPRDDAKTFPDFKAKKQQVK is encoded by the coding sequence ATGAAATCTGTAGAAAAATGATCGCAAAATCATAGAATGCTTTATGGTAGTATCCTATGAGCTTTTATTGGTTTTGGTTACTTATTATTTATTGCTAACTGAGCTTTTGCTATTGGTTTAGCAGGTGGAGGAATTAAAGGTGGTGAAGCTACACCAGGATTTTTAGGTTATTTTCAAATCGAAAATAATGCATCATTTCAATTAACAAACACAGCTGCTAACTGAGCAATTACTTTTGGTAGAGGTATTGGTTCAGTTGTTGTTGCTTTCTTATTAGTTAAATTTGCTCATAAAAAAGCTACATTAATTGCTTGTGTAATGACCTTATTTGGATTACCAGCAGCTTTTATGCCAGCTGCTAATTATGGATATGTATTATTCTTAATCCTAAGAACAGTTATGGCAATTGGTGGAACTATGTTAACTATATTATTCCAACCTGTTGCTGCTAATTTCTTTACTAAAAAAGCAAAACCTATTTATTCACAAATAGCAATTGCATTTTTCCCACTAGGTTCAATCATTTCTTTAGTTCCATTTGTAATTGCTGGAGATAGTGCTAGTGTTGAAGCTTTACAAAATAACTGAAAAACAGTATTTATTGTTATGTCATTGCTTTACTTAATACCATTATTTGCAGTGCTTTTCTTAGGTACTAATTTTGATGTTAAAAAAGATTCAAATGAACCTAAAGTTAATGGATTTAAAATTCTAAAAGGTTATTTAAAAACTAAAGCTACTTATGCTTGATTATTAGTTTTTGGTGGATGATTAGTTGTTGCTGTGTTTCCAATTTCAGTAAGTTTAGCTCTATTTCCTTGAATTTCAGGACTAGAAGGTAATACTTTAGCAAATGAAATAAGAATTTGACAAATATTATTCTTATTTGCTGGAACAGTTGGACCAGTAATTGTTGGTTTATGATCAAGATTTAACTTAAAAAGAAGATGATATATTGTTGTTCTTATAAGTTTAGGAATCTTATTATTTGTACTTTCAATTATTGTTTATAAATTTGGACTAGCAACTAATTATAACAAAGATAGTAAATCACTTATGGGTAACTATAAAGGTTGATTAGCATTATTCTATATTTTAGGATTCTTATCAGGATTTTGTACTTGAGGAATTGAAGCAGTTATTTTAAACTTACCTCATGAATACAAAGAAGCTGATCACAAAACTATTGGTTGAATGTTTAGTTTAATTTGAGGATTTGGATACATGTTCTTTACATTATCATTATTTATTGTTACTTCAGTTCCTCTAATTGGTTCAATTACTAAACCAACTCAAGCAATTATTCAATTAGTTCTAATCATTATTTTTGGACTAATGTCATTTGTTGGAATTCTAATGTTAAAAGAACCTCGAGATGATGCTAAAACCTTTCCTGATTTTAAAGCTAAAAAACAACAAGTAAAATAG
- a CDS encoding HU family DNA-binding protein: MKMSKKPSSKHLLVARILLGLFFVSFVIIFILKLVNVSKTNGKIGADFMTVLTGFGVTLAKPVKWGAGLDEFCNIAMITWIPLILIVSLIFYILYYKNLVKTIQVEDSTTKVDITIKTEGDVIVETEKEEQPMKKEEVMVVEQLPMSEPEPMMSEPVVEPEPMIEEPVISEPMVEEPMMSEPEPMMSEPVVEPEPVVMPMPVMVEPETKPAKKRKKKKVYPQVTKGMLLEELYEDPEFVEMTKVSIKTIFDKAFIVAGKNLVAGDHVVLAKFGKFETIEKEAQMKMNPLTQEQVEVPAHKVVKFKLSKSVKEKMNE, translated from the coding sequence ATGAAGATGTCAAAAAAACCATCAAGTAAACACTTACTTGTAGCTAGAATACTTCTAGGACTATTCTTTGTTTCTTTTGTTATAATCTTTATTTTAAAACTAGTTAACGTAAGCAAAACAAACGGAAAAATTGGTGCTGATTTCATGACTGTTTTAACTGGTTTTGGTGTTACATTAGCTAAACCAGTTAAATGAGGGGCTGGATTAGATGAATTTTGTAACATTGCAATGATTACTTGAATACCACTAATACTAATTGTTTCTTTAATTTTTTACATTCTATATTACAAGAACTTAGTAAAAACTATTCAAGTTGAAGATTCAACAACTAAAGTAGATATCACTATTAAAACTGAAGGTGATGTAATTGTTGAAACTGAAAAAGAAGAACAACCAATGAAAAAAGAAGAAGTTATGGTTGTTGAACAATTACCAATGAGTGAACCAGAACCAATGATGAGTGAACCTGTTGTTGAACCTGAACCAATGATTGAAGAACCAGTAATCTCTGAACCAATGGTTGAAGAACCAATGATGAGTGAACCAGAACCAATGATGAGTGAACCTGTTGTTGAACCTGAACCAGTTGTAATGCCAATGCCAGTTATGGTTGAACCTGAAACTAAACCTGCTAAAAAACGTAAAAAGAAAAAAGTTTACCCACAAGTTACAAAAGGTATGTTACTTGAAGAACTTTATGAAGATCCTGAATTTGTTGAAATGACAAAAGTATCAATCAAAACAATCTTTGATAAAGCCTTTATTGTAGCTGGTAAAAACTTAGTTGCTGGAGATCATGTTGTTTTAGCAAAATTTGGTAAATTTGAAACAATTGAAAAAGAAGCTCAAATGAAAATGAATCCTTTAACTCAAGAACAAGTTGAAGTTCCAGCACATAAAGTTGTTAAATTTAAATTATCAAAATCTGTTAAAGAAAAAATGAATGAATAA